The Acinonyx jubatus isolate Ajub_Pintada_27869175 chromosome B3, VMU_Ajub_asm_v1.0, whole genome shotgun sequence genomic interval taatatcaaaatatcaatgtagacattattttgtgttttgtatgtTCTTCCCTCAGCCCCCAACATCCTTCCTGCTTATTCTTCCAATATAACACACAGCTGGGCCCACCTTACCACATCCTGGTTGATACCAACTTTATCAACTTTTCCATTAAAGCCAAACTTGACTTAGTACAATCAATGATGGACTGTCTGTATGCCAAGTGTGAGTATCATACATTGCCTTTCTCTGatgttttagagaaaaattatatttaccCAAATACATGAAGGGAATGGGGTCCTAGTTAATTGGATTTCTAGCCATTGCTCACCATAGCAATGACCATTTTCAGTAAATTGAAATACAATGCAGATTTGACTGGGAACAATTAAACTTTCACAATTCAGAAAACACTTAGCCTGCTTTGACCATTGTTGTGGACATCAATTTTGAACATAGGAtgggaattttttgttttagagttcattttaaaattttggctaaatgaaaatttattatattattttacattaaggAGGAAACATGCTCCATTCCACTCTAGTGTGAAAAAGCTAAATAAGGTATTTTGCCATTTATGATCACAGAACTAGAAGTGATgctggtttattcattttggccacAAAGGACTGGAATAGGTTTATTTGTACCACAAAGGACTGGAATAGGTTACTTACACCTTGGTATGCAGTTTACCATTAGTAGATTTCCCTTGTGTTTAGGTGTCCCCTCCTTCAAGTGATCTTCCTTCACCACCATGAGTGGTAAGAAGAAAGTCTAAGCCATGTGTACAAGGGAATAACTTCCTAATAGTGAGATCTGTTGCGTTTTGTGGTGggtttatgtttatatattttccagtCATCTAGTTAAAGGTGCAAATGAATATTAGGCTTACGCTTTGCCGTAAgaataaatcaaaggaaaaaactttcacctcctttaatttttaaaagatgctgtaTAATGAATAATAGTTGTAGACTTATAGTAATGTAAATTTTGTTTatagatttattaaaaataataagttggGAAGATGAGGTAAGGAATGTGATGTAAGATGCATTCTACAAATGccctaaaattaataaacataaaagtgactgcatatttttattatatcaagATATGAAGGTAACcaccaaatgagaaaaacagctAATGAAGTAAAATAGTGGTCTGTGAGGATTAGAATTGGTGGGGTGGGAAAGCATCAGGGAATAGCAATTTTTTCATATGGATGTCTGTGTTCCAGTCTTCTGTGTAACATAATACCCCAAAGCAAAGTTTGAAGAAATATTCAAGAACAATACAAATTCAGTTACCTAGGAGATtctttaactgtttttaaagCTCTGGCTACTTAATTGTTCCTCATTTGCCTTTATACCTGAAggaagacttttattttcttcctcccttgaAGATGCCCCTTTGACCTTTCCATAGCTCCTGGTCCCTTTTCTGCCTGATGTTCCAATGAGGGAGGATAAGTTAGCTTTCCATCAACTTTCTTTTCTGTCCATGAGTCCTCTTCCCTGTTACCTTCCCTTTCTTGATAGTCATCTTCCTGGGCCTCCTTTCCTGCTCCAGAAGCAAGCCCTTGCTTGTTTCACTGCTGTATGGCTCTGAAATTGATCCTCTCAAGGTGCGTATTGCTCTCTGAATCCATGACTGTCTGATCTTACTGATTTCAGATCTCcattttactgattttcttctGGACATGGTACTTTACTTGAAAATTTCTTAACTGTGTACACATCCAAAACTATCTCtgtacttataaaaaaaaatctagcataaaaaaattaaagcttcgTCTAATGCCTTTTCTCAGAGAGGggcagtttttcaaaaaatttttttttaatttttattcagttttttaagagacagagagagacagagtgggaacgggggaggggcagagaaaaagggagacacagaatccgaagcaggctccaggctctgagctgtcagctcagagcccgacacagggctcaaactcatgaacggtgagatcatgacctgagccaaagtcggacgctcaaccaactgagccacccaggcggagaggggcagtttttaaaaactcatatatAGTCTCTGAACTATaggtaatttttgtttatttttgaaaatggatcatagattatttactatttatatttgtgccttttttaacagctttgaaatatatttcacatacCACTTAAAGCGTATGATTCAATGGCTTTTACTGtattcaattttagaacattgtgttacccaaaaagaaactctgaaCCCCTTAGCCATCATCCCCAACCTTTCAAATCTCCCTCCCCTAGTTAACCACTAATTTGCATCCTGTctgtatagatttgcctatttgggacatttcattaaaatgagatcatacaatatttggtCCTCTTccatttagcatgttttcaagtcTCATCCATGTTAAAgcctctttcttttcattatcaaataatattctattgtatggctagatgacattttttttaagaattttttttatttttttttaatgtttatttatgttttgagagagagagagggagacagagcatgagcaggggaggggcagagacagaaggagatgcagtatccaaagcaggcttccggctgtgagctgtcagcccagagcctgacaccgggctcaaactcacagactgcgagatcacgacctgagccaaagtcagacgctcaaccaactgagctacccaggagcccctagatcaCATcttattcatccatttcttcttactttttacATTGAACAATACTCTGGTTTCTTTTCAGATCGAataaatctttcaccttttactttttacattgAACACATATATCTTGAACCCTTTGCTGTATCAGTACGTATCCACTaggacctcattcttttttaagcttaCAGAGTattgtttatataattttcaaaagccaATATCCCGTTAGATATTTGGATTACTTGCagtttttacattattataaataagGCTGTAGAGAATATCCGTGTGAATTTATCTCTGTTAGCGtggagtaatttttaaaaaatatttattttgagaggagagagagaaggggcgaggggtagagagagaatcccaagcaggctccacgccgtcagcactGGGTCCTACttgggactccaactcatgacctgagcccgtatcaagagtcaggcacttaacctacggagccactCATGCGCCCCCTAGGATACATTTCTAGAAGCTGTATTGCAGTATCAAggggtatgtatatattttttaataggtGTTGCAAAATTGCCCTAAAAGGGCAATCCATATTTTTATACCTACGAACTTAGTGTGAGAATACCTGTCTCCTCAGTATTGGGTATTTTCCTTGTTTAGTCTTTGCCACTCtaataggaagaaaatgaaatcttgtttCAATTTATATCTCTTTAATTAGGAGTGAGATTGAGCACCTTTATGCTCGCCAACCATCGTATTTCTTCCTCTATGACCCGAAGTGTATAAACTGAAATGTAGCATGGTAGTTAAGAATCCAGTTGATAGCCTGACAGTCTCCGTTCAAATCTTGGCTTCACCATTTGCTTCTACTTACTTCTTTGTGCCTTAggttccttatctataaagtggcgatggtaataataataatgctaccTGATAGGTATTATTCtgaacattaaatgagataagccTTGTGAAGTGCTTGGCACAGTGTCTGGGAATCAGCACATAACTTAAGCTATCATTATAAGGTCTCTGTATATTAAGGAAAGTAGCCCTTTGACAAATGtgtagaaatatttttcctagtttgtttttattttaataggacTGACAGCTGTCAAACAGAAGTTTTCTATTTTGATATGATCAAATGTACATTTTCTGATTAATTTCATGGTTTCTTTTGgctcacatttaaattttttcccatctagaatttatttgaatatagaaAGAATGACGGGAATTCAACTTAATTTCTCTCCCAGATACATTTATGACACTTTAAGTGGTGTGGGGCTGGGACAGTCTTCTAGTTTCTTTATCAATAGAGATTTTATTTACCTCTGGTTCTTATTGTTCATTTCAGTATGCTTATTCTGCTGTGATTTCAGAAGCCTTATGGGTCTTTTAAAGACTTATAATGGGATGTAATTCAGGGAAAGTAAAACCAGTTTCTTTACAAGTTCTGTTATTAATCTGTATATTTTTTCCCCTGGCAGGTATCCCTTGTATAACTGACTGTGTAATGGCTGAAATTGAGAAGTTGGGGCAAAAGTATCGAGTGGCTCTAAGGTAGGAAGGAGCTGGTCTACATTTTGTTACACTGAAGATTCTTTTAACCATCCTCCATCTGTTTGCTGTCCAAAGATTTGTTGGATAAttagtttaaataaaaatcatacaaaactAGTTAACTATGATCAAGAAAGCAAACATGTGAAAGCTAGAGATTTTTAAACTGAAGCTTTTTGAATGAAGTTATTTAGTCATAGTAGTCTTGTGGGCCTCTTTTTAAGTTCTTCTAGATTTTCAATTAGAAAGTATCTTTTTATTAGTTTGTTATCTAGATATCTATTTTAGAATCTCATACGTAAagtggtggctcaattggttaagtgtctgacttcggctcaggtcatgatctcatggttcgtgagttcgagccccacgttgggctctgtgctgacagctcagagcttggagactgcttcagattctgtgcctccctctctctctgcccctcccttgctcatattttctctctctctctctctctttctccctccctctcaaaaaaaaaaaaaaaaaaaaaagaatctcacacATAAAGTATTCACATTCTAGGTTTTGAGCTTACTCTAGAAACTACACTTGAGTTAAAAGTAGTGGTTCCCAGAGTATGGTCCCTGGACCCCTAGGAGTCCCAGAGACCTTTTCAAGGAGTTAACAATACTATTTTCATAATAGTAGGAAGACATTGTCTTTGTCACTGTGCTGACATTTGTACTGATGGCAGAAATGCTGGTGCCTTAGTGCCAATCAAGGCAATGGACCAAAATAATGTTAGTAGTCTTTGTATTATTCTTCAGTGTCACtcatgacatttaaaaacaaaaacaaacaaaaacccagggtcacctggctggctcagttggtagagtatgcagctcttgatctcagggttgtaagttggatgtagaggttactaaaaaaaccaaaaacccataGTCACTTAAGAATATCCTTgatgagggctgcctgggtggcttagtcggttatgcgtccgactttggctcaggtcatgatgtcacggttcgttagttcaagccctacatcgggctctctcctgtcagcacggagcctggagcctgcatcagatcctgtgtctccctctctctgccccctcccctgctcgtatgtgcagtctctctccctcctgcctccctctctctctctcaaagataagtaaacatttaaaaaaaaattttttttaaagaatatcctTGATGAAGTATTAAAATTTGTTGATTTTGTTACATCTCGCCCCTAGGGTACATGTTGGTTTTCCTTGTGATGAAGCAGCAAGTACGCCTCGAGCACTTCGGCTGCTTACCAAAGATTGAAGCTTGTCTCAATGAGCAGCTCTTGTGTGCTTGTTGGAATTGTGAGCCAGACCAGCTGCTTTTTCATAGAGTGTCATTTTTACGTGAAGAATAACTGACAAACACTGGTTTTTCAGACTTTAGTGTTTAGCAGATAGTTTCTCGAAAATTAATGCAGTGAatctgtcacttcaaggaaaacagctTACTGTATCATAATGAGAAAGTTCAGGCTTCCAAGTGAAAATTAGAGTTTTGGAAAACCATGAGCTTATCACATTCCCAATACTCAAGACCTTTCTGTTGAGACCAGTGAAGGTGTTGGGTGTGCTTTTTTTGATATTGTATAACTATATGTGTCAGTATTTGGAAGATTTGTGTGATTCACTGAATCGCTATTTTCCAAATGATCATTATTGCAAATCAATATTGCAAAATCATGCCTGGGTGAAAGACTCATTCAGGGTCCAAGATATACcagtgaatttgtgtgtgtgtgtgtgtgtgtgtgtgtgtgtgtgtgtgtgaatgaatgagtgtgtgtgagtgaataaatgaatgagtgtgtgtgtgtgaatgaatgaatgtgtgtgtgtgtgtgtgtgaatgaatgaatatatgtgtgtgtgtgtgtgtgaccttttAGAGGTGTAAATTAGatactataaaattcaccaaGTTTCATTGTATAATGTGATGGGCTTGGCAAATGTGTACAGTTATGGAACCACCATCATATCATGAAATAGAACATTCCCATCAATCCAgaagtatgattccatttataatgaAGTTccaggaaaggcaaaactatactAATGGAATATAGACCAGTACCTGAAGCTGAGCGTGAGAAAAGTGCATCTGCAAAGGGACACAGGGAACTTTTTgtagtgatggaaatgttctgtatctcaGGTGTGGAGATTCTGATGTGAATATATCAATTTGTCAAAACTAATCAAATTTTACATGTATAGTcagtgaattttattatatttcacttATACCTAATAAAGCTAacttttttaaaggcaaagaaaaacaggaaCCTAATGTATAAGAGTGGTAGTGTTTTAGATGAATGGGCAAgtgattattaaaatattgattattcctgtggaaagaaagaaaactgggttCTTATCTCACCTCTTtcataaaaatcaattccaggtagATTAAGTGTCTAGATTTTTATGGAAAATCTAGAGAACATCTTAGTGATTTCAGTGTGGGCAGGAATTTCTGTCCAAACCATAATGGAAAACGAATTAATCTGACTATATTGAGATTGAATACTACCGATTAACAAAAAAACAGCATAAACAAAGTGAAACGACGAGCCACAGATAGTGAGAAGATATTAGTAACGCATATAATCAACAAAGggcttattttcaaaatttataaaaaaccACAAATCCATAAGACAAGGGCAAAATCCTTATTCGCAAGGAGATATCATTTCATACCCAGCTGATTGGCAAGAAATGAAGTCTGCTTAACGATGCCATGAATAGTTAAGACTGGGGGCAGTGAGGATTCTCATAAGGATGTAAAGTGGACAGTCACTTTGGAGAGCAGTTTGGCAGTGTTACTGCAAGAAGTTCTGTCTTCCCAGTCCTATTTTCCTCTCCTCTGCATAAACACTCTTCTCACCAGAAACATGGGCTCACTTTTCCCTGAACACCACTGAGCCATTTTATAGATGGTTGGTGCCCTGTTTGGAATGTGCCTGCCTTCACTTTGCTTGGAATgttcttttgtcttcattttgtttaatctccatgtaatttttttcaaagtatacCAAATCCACAGTGACTTAGCTCCGACCTACTGCAACATGGAGTATTTTTCTTGCACTTGGTACCCATATGCTGCCTTGTATTTTTATTCAGCTTGTGACACGTCATTATTACATAATAGGAAGAACATGGCTCTCAGAATCACagacttgggatttttctttttcaaatttgtagGAAAGTAACATGTTTGATTTATTCATGGCAAACGagataaacatatacatacaataaaaggTAAAAGTCCCCTGTATATTCatactttgtccatttttctaccCTAAGAGTGACAACTGAGATGGGTTAGTAGATAGTGTAtgtttttccagactttttttctaAGACAATGCAAATGTagagaaaaacagtgaaagagagttatattttttttaattttttttttttaatgtttacttatttttgagacagagagagacagagcatgaatgggggaggggcagagagagagggagacacagaatcggaagcaggctccaggctctgagccatcagcccagagcccaacgcggggctcgaactcacgaaccgtgagatcgtgacctgagctgaagtcggacgctcaaccgactgagccacccaggcgccccgagttatattttcttaattgaatCATACAGGTATATTGTTCCATGAcctgttttgtttattcagcaatttgaatttttttgagaTTGTTAATTCAGCAAGTCCTGCCATATCAGTACAGACAGctctacctcctttttttttttagacaggaTGGGGCAACACAACGTATTTAACTTTTTCCCTTGCTGATGGATATtcagattatttccagtttttcactatttAAAGTGTGCTGTAGTGACCATCCTTGTGCCTGTATTATTGCACATTTGTGGAAGACAACTTCTAAAAAGGAAATGGTTAGGTTAAAGTTGTTtgattttgaatcctggcttttcCCAGTTGTATACCTTCAACAAATTAATCTTTCTCAATCGGCttcctcatttgtcaaatggAAATATAATAATTCAGAGTCTTGTGAAGATTACATGACCTAAGGTGCACCAGCTAGCAGTAAGTTTtaattcccttctctttctgttgtcttTCCAATTAGAAGATAAGCTGAAAGAGGAGAGGGGGGCCTTAAAATCGCCACGTGGATCAAGTCACTCTTATTTCACAGATCAAGACTCAGAAAGTTATCCAGTTGCCTGAGTATTTTTGTTAATCCAGTTTTGTAACCTTTTAGGATTGCCAAGGATCCAAGATTTGAACGATTACCATGCACACACAAAGGAACCTATGCAGATGACTGCTTAGTACAGAGAGTAACTCAGGTatcatcatttaaatatttactttgtgtTTCCCTTCATAGGAAGCATGGATGTCCTCATTTACTTAAGGAAGTGAGTTGGAAATGTATACTGTAACTGTAATGGAAAAATCGCAGGCTTGGGGAGGAGACACATGGGTTTCAAATCTCAGCACCTATGTTGATTgggtgtgtgatttggggcactTACTGATTCTTTATTCCACAAGTTGTCTCCATAAAATGCTGTAAGGGAATGAATGTACATATGATATCAGGTTTCACCTCCCTGTGAATCAAACATAATCCATTTCCATTATTCCCCATGCAGGAATTTTATTCCTTTCCACTGTGCCTAACCATGAATGTTTTTCAGTTACATCTGAGTCTGCCAGGGTGCTGTCTTACAAGGACCCTAGAATAACTAGGTTTTTGAGTCTTCCGTCCTGGCCTCCTTGTCGGCACCACAAAAACTTCTGCTATTGATTGTCCTTTCTAGAGCCCCTCTTTGCTGAAGATAATCATCTTCATCTAGTGACCACACTTCCATCCCTTTAGCGACTCCATCCCATGGGTAGAGACAGCATTTGCCTTAATCTCCCACAGCACAACTGACACCAGGCTACAACTCTTCTCAAAACGTAATGAGAGATTTGGGTATGACGGAAGTAAAATATGATACAACTGGCAGCTAAATGTTGTTGCTTTCAGAGCTGCTAGGCTCAAACTCGTCCTGGAGACCCTGTTATAGCTTCATGGCTAGGAAGTAGCCTGCCTCCACCACTACGAGGTCTCAGAGTAGGCCCAATCCCAGAGATTCCAGGAAAGGCGAAAGCTATGCCCTCTAATCTAACACATCTACTTGCCTTTGCATAGAGTCTCTTGGGGTGTTTCCCAAACAAGAAATTGTCTTAAATGTGCCCTAAATGTCTTCCACTTATGAGACAAAAACCAATTTGCAGCTTTTGAATAGTTTTTCTATCTTCTTCCCCTCAAGATTCTTAGAGCTACATTATCCCCAGGTAACTTATTATTATGTTTTGTAAGTAAGAGCTCCTAGATTATAGTAGCTACTCAACAAATTGTTATCaccttttctttgctctttacTATGAATATGAGTAATTCTCCAGATTAGCCAGTGTACCATTATCCAGTATCACAAAGTAAtagactcaggggcgcct includes:
- the FCF1 gene encoding rRNA-processing protein FCF1 homolog isoform X2; its protein translation is MGKQKKARKYATMKRMLSLRDQRLKEKDRLKPKKKEKKDPSALKEREVPQHPSCLFFQYNTQLGPPYHILVDTNFINFSIKAKLDLVQSMMDCLYAKCIPCITDCVMAEIEKLGQKYRVALRIAKDPRFERLPCTHKGTYADDCLVQRVTQHKCYIVATVDRDLKRRIRKIPGVPIMYISNHRYNIERMPDDYGAPRF
- the FCF1 gene encoding rRNA-processing protein FCF1 homolog isoform X3, producing the protein MKRMLSLRDQRLKEKDRLKPKKKEKKDPSALKEREVPQHPSCLFFQYNTQLGPPYHILVDTNFINFSIKAKLDLVQSMMDCLYAKCIPCITDCVMAEIEKLGQKYRVALRIAKDPRFERLPCTHKGTYADDCLVQRVTQHKCYIVATVDRDLKRRIRKIPGVPIMYISNHRYNIERMPDDYGAPRF
- the FCF1 gene encoding rRNA-processing protein FCF1 homolog isoform X1, whose amino-acid sequence is MKRMLSLRDQRLKEKDRLKPKKKEKKDPSALKEREVPQHPSCLFFQYNTQLGPPYHILVDTNFINFSIKAKLDLVQSMMDCLYAKCIPCITDCVMAEIEKLGQKYRVALRIAKDPRFERLPCTHKGTYADDCLVQRVTQHKCYIVATVDRDLKRRIRKIPGVPIMYISNHRKRSNL